Proteins encoded in a region of the Balaenoptera musculus isolate JJ_BM4_2016_0621 chromosome 5, mBalMus1.pri.v3, whole genome shotgun sequence genome:
- the NDNF gene encoding protein NDNF, which produces MVPLHWCMLWLLLPLSSRTQKLPTRDEELFQMQIRDKAFFHDSSVIPDGAEISSYLFRDTPKRYFFVVEEDNTPLSVTVTPCDAPLAWTLSLQELPEDASGEGSGDPEPLDQQKQQIINVEGTELFSYKGNDVEYFISSSSPSGLYQLELLSTEKDTHFKVYATTTPESDQPYPELPYDPRVDVTSLGCTTVTLAWKPSPTASLLKQPIQYCVVINKEHNFKSLCAVEAKLSADDAFMMAPKPGLDFSPFDFAHFGFASDASGKERSFLTKPSPKLGRHAYSRPKADIQKICIGNKNIFTVSDLKPDTQYYFDVFVANSNSNMSTAYVGTFARTKEEAKQKTVELKDGKVTDVFVKRKGAKFLRFAPVSSHQKVTFFIHSCLDAVQIQVRRDGKLLLSQNVEGIRQFQLRGKPKAKYLIRLKGNKKGASMLKILATTRPSKQSFPSLPEDTRIKAFDKLRTCSSATVAWLGTQERNKFCIYKKEVNDNYSEDQKKREQNQCLGPDTRKKSEKVLCKYFHSQNLQKAVTTETIKGLQPGKSYLLDVYVTGHGGHSVKYQSKVVKTRKFC; this is translated from the exons ATGGTGCCTCTCCACTGGTGTATGCTGTGGCTGCTATTACCACTCAGCTCCAGGACCCAGAAGCTACCCACTCGAGATGAGGAGCTCTTTCAGATGCAAATTCGGGACAAGGCATTTTTTCATGATTCGTCAGTAATTCCAGATGGAGCTGAAATTAGCAGTTATCTCTTTAGAGACACACCTAAAAG GTATTTCTTTGTGGTTGAAGAAGACAACACCCCACTGTCAGTCACAGTGACTCCCTGCGATGCGCCCTTAGCGTGGACGCTGAGCCTCCAGGAGCTGCCAGAGGACGCGAGCGGGGAAGGCTCAG GGGATCCAGAGCCTCTAGATCAGCAGAAGCAGCAGATCATTAATGTGGAAGGCACAGAGTTATTCTCCTACAAAGGCAACGATGTGGAATATTTCATATCTTCTAGTTCTCCATCTGGTTTATATCAGTTGGAGCTTCTTTcaacagagaaagacacacattTCAAAGTATATGCCACCACAACTCCAGAGTCGGACCAGCCCTACCCTGAATTACCTTACGACCCAAGAGTCGACGTTACCTCCCTGGGATGCACCACGGTCACTTTGGCTTGGAAACCGAGCCCCACGGCCTCTTTGCTGAAACAGCCCATTCAGTACTGTGTGGTCATCAACAAGGAGCACAATTTCAAAAGTCTCTGCGCGGTGGAAGCGAAGTTGAGTGCGGACGACGCTTTCATGATGGCACCAAAGCCCGGTCTGGACTTCAGCCCTTTTGACTTTGCCCACTTCGGATTTGCTTCGGATGCTTCAGGTAAAGAGCGCAGCTTCCTGACAAAGCCGTCTCCGAAACTGGGGCGGCATGCCTACTCGAGGCCCAAGGCTGACATTCAGAAAATCTGCATAGGAAACAAGAACATCTTCACCGTCTCGGATCTGAAACCCGACACGCAGTACTACTTTGACGTCTTCGTGgccaacagcaacagcaacatgAGCACTGCTTACGTGGGCACCTTTGCCAGGACCAAGGAAGAAGCGAAACAGAAGACAGTTGAGCTGAAAGATGGGAAAGTTACAGATGTGTTTGTTAAAAGGAAGGGGGCAAAGTTTCTACGGTTTGCTCCAGTCTCGTCTCACCAAAAAGTCACCTTCTTTATTCACTCTTGTCTGGACGCTGTCCAAATCCAAGTGAGAAGAGATGGGAAACTTCTTCTGTCTCAGAATGTGGAAGGCATTCGACAGTTTCAGCTGAGAGGAAAACCGAAAGCCAAATATCTCATTCGACTGAAAGGAAACAAGAAGGGAGCGTCTATGTTGAAAATATTAGCTACCACCAGACCCAGTAAGCAGTCATTTCCCTCTCTTCCTGAAGACACACGTATCAAAGCCTTCGACAAGCTCCGTACCTGTTCTTCGGCCACCGTGGCTTGGCTAGGCACCCAGGAAAGGAACAAGTTTTGCATCTACAAAAAGGAAGTGAATGATAATTACAGTGAAGaccagaagaaaagagagcaaaaCCAATGCCTTGGACCAGATACaaggaagaaatcagagaagGTCCTCTGTAAATATTTCCACAGTCAAAACCTGCAAAAAGCAGTGACCACAGAAACAATTAAAGGTCTTCAGCCTGGAAAATCTTACCTGCTGGATGTTTATGTCACAGGACATGGGGGGCACTCTGTGAAGTATCAGAGTAAAGTTGTGAAAACCAGGAAGTTCTGTTAG